A genomic window from Lotus japonicus ecotype B-129 chromosome 1, LjGifu_v1.2 includes:
- the LOC130733810 gene encoding NAC domain-containing protein 54-like isoform X1: MAPVSLPPGFRFHPTDEELVAYYLKRKINGRRIELEIIPEVDLYKCEPWDLPGKSLLPGKDMEWYFFSPRDRKYPNGSRTNRATKSGYWKATGKDRKVNSQARAVGMKKTLVYYRGRAPHGSRTNWVMHEYRLEERECETASGLQDAYALCRVIKKSEVIAPKVGAYCASITSQANQITSDQSSSIELYSEGRGEDLDSSNYLMPIDTFSHHNMGNESSLNINSGTSHHGNWPPFSSEDSLFSLPTSSFPNYGAITYPPSKVDIALECARMQHRFTLPPLEVENFPQVGISEMQMTQTYGAMQRAETDILQEILSVAHASQDLMNHQHSSYSQAWGGNENYASHEGDFTFMAGTNYNHINDMSSMSYSDKTWEDSNTRSIEIGDVGEEFKAGRMVENLRWVGMSREDLEKMEEQKIVPIEDISSFQTIREENEVQEPEKNNSSKEHNDTDINDFSLGFINDGDPSENFIEDGNMDDDYSSSPSFEVVEETKVSHGMFVSTGQVAMTLFHQIAPSQTLKVHLNPAVMEKNKHSVENAEAQMMLMENKGSLFWKFKSYVMGKLTKSSKTIASVVVFVFALLLMHCVYLKQEVEIWKPEPEDMKDKSCVSVTTMKRMKQSSEIVKWNESKEVWFVGIKSEKGLSAVLKKMGIFFTISLALCTMWANHIIVNP, translated from the exons atggcACCTGTTTCATTGCCTCCTGGTTTCAGGTTCCACCCTACTGATGAAGAACTTGTTGCTTACTACCTAAAGAGGAAGATTAATGGCCGTAGGATTGAGCTGGAGATCATACCTGAAGTTGATCTCTATAAGTGTGAGCCATGGGACTTGCCAG GGAAGTCGTTGTTGCCAGGAAAAGATATGGAGTGGTATTTCTTTAGCCCTCGTGATAGAAAGTACCCAAATGGATCAAGAACTAACCGTGCAACCAAATCTGGGTACTGGAAGGCTACAGGGAAGGATCGAAAAGTAAATTCACAGGCTCGAGCCGTGGGAATGAAAAAAACCCTAGTTTACTACAGAGGAAGAGCACCTCATGGCTCTCGTACAAATTGGGTTATGCATGAATATCGCCTTGAAGAGAGGGAATGTGAAACCGCTTCAGGCTTGCAG GATGCATATGCTCTTTGCCGTGTGATCAAGAAGAGTGAAGTGATTGCACCAAAAGTTGGAGCTTACTGTGCTAGCATAACCAGCCAAGCTAACCAGATTACAAGCGATCAGTCATCAAGCATTGAGCTATATTCTGAAGGAAGGGGTGAAGATTTAGATAGCTCAAATTATTTGATGCCAATTGATACTTTCTCACACCACAATATGGGAAATGAGTCTTCTCTCAATATCAATAGTGGGACAAGTCATCATGGGAATTGGCCACCCTTCTCATCAGAAGACTCATTATTTAGTCTTccaacttcttcatttcctaaTTATGGAGCCATTACATACCCTCCATCCAAG GTGGATATAGCTCTAGAGTGTGCAAGGATGCAACATAGGTTTACTCTGCCACCTTTGGAGGTGGAAAACTTCCCTCAAGTTGGAATCTCTGAGATGCAGATGACACAAACATATGGTGCCATGCAAAGAGCTGAAACTGATATCTTGCAGGAAATTCTTTCAGTTGCTCATGCTTCTCAGGATTTGATGAATCACCAGCACTCCAGCTACTCACAAGCATGGGGTGGCAATGAAAATTATGCTTCTCATGAAGGTGATTTTACTTTCATGGCTGGAACTAACTACAATCACATAAATGACATGAGCTCCATGAGCTATTCTGACAAAACATGGGAAGATTCAAACACAAGATCAATAGAGATTGGTGATGTGGGTGAGGAGTTTAAGGCAGGGAGGATGGTAGAGAATTTAAGATGGGTTGGAATGTCAAGAGAAGATTTAGAAAAG ATGGAAGAACAAAAGATTGTTCCAATTGAGGATATTTCAAGCTTCCAAACAATCAGGGAAGAAAATGAGGTGCAAG AACCTGAGAAAAACAATAGCAGCAAAGAACACAATGACACTGACATCAATGATTTCTCATTAGGCTTCATCAATGATGGTGACCCCAGTGAGAATTTCATAGAAGATGGTAATATGGATGATGATTACTCAAGTTCTCCAAGCTTTGAGGTTGTTGAGGAAACAAAGGTCAGTCATGGAATGTTTGTTTCAACTGGTCAAGTAGCCATGACACTCTTTCACCAAATAGCTCCTTCGCAAACCCTCAAAGTACACCTCAATCCAGCAgttatggaaaaaaataaacattcTGTAGAAAATGCAGAGGCACAAATGATGCTAATGGAGAACAAAGGGTCCTTGTTTTGGAAGTTCAAGAGCTATGTTATGGGGAAGCTAACGAAGTCATCAAAGACAATAGCAAGTGTGGTTGTATTTGTCTTTGCACTTCTGTTGATGCATTGTGTTTATTTGAAGCAAGAAGTGGAAATTTGGAAACCAGAACCTGAGGATATGAAAGATAAATCCTGTGTTAGTGTTACCACCATGAAGAGAATGAAGCAATCATCTGAGATAGTCAAATGGAATGAATCAAAAGAGGTTTGGTTTGTTGGCATCAAGAGTGAGAAAGGATTAAGTGCAGTCTTGAAGAAAATGGGCATTTTCTTCACCATATCCTTAGCTCTTTGTACCATGTGGGCTAACCACATCATAGTTAACCCTTGA
- the LOC130733810 gene encoding NAC domain-containing protein 54-like isoform X2, with product MAPVSLPPGFRFHPTDEELVAYYLKRKINGRRIELEIIPEVDLYKCEPWDLPGKSLLPGKDMEWYFFSPRDRKYPNGSRTNRATKSGYWKATGKDRKVNSQARAVGMKKTLVYYRGRAPHGSRTNWVMHEYRLEERECETASGLQDAYALCRVIKKSEVIAPKVGAYCASITSQANQITSDQSSSIELYSEGRGEDLDSSNYLMPIDTFSHHNMGNESSLNINSGTSHHGNWPPFSSEDSLFSLPTSSFPNYGAITYPPSKVDIALECARMQHRFTLPPLEVENFPQVGISEMQMTQTYGAMQRAETDILQEILSVAHASQDLMNHQHSSYSQAWGGNENYASHEGDFTFMAGTNYNHINDMSSMSYSDKTWEDSNTRSIEIGDVGEEFKAGRMVENLRWVGMSREDLEKMEEQKIVPIEDISSFQTIREENEVQGFINDGDPSENFIEDGNMDDDYSSSPSFEVVEETKVSHGMFVSTGQVAMTLFHQIAPSQTLKVHLNPAVMEKNKHSVENAEAQMMLMENKGSLFWKFKSYVMGKLTKSSKTIASVVVFVFALLLMHCVYLKQEVEIWKPEPEDMKDKSCVSVTTMKRMKQSSEIVKWNESKEVWFVGIKSEKGLSAVLKKMGIFFTISLALCTMWANHIIVNP from the exons atggcACCTGTTTCATTGCCTCCTGGTTTCAGGTTCCACCCTACTGATGAAGAACTTGTTGCTTACTACCTAAAGAGGAAGATTAATGGCCGTAGGATTGAGCTGGAGATCATACCTGAAGTTGATCTCTATAAGTGTGAGCCATGGGACTTGCCAG GGAAGTCGTTGTTGCCAGGAAAAGATATGGAGTGGTATTTCTTTAGCCCTCGTGATAGAAAGTACCCAAATGGATCAAGAACTAACCGTGCAACCAAATCTGGGTACTGGAAGGCTACAGGGAAGGATCGAAAAGTAAATTCACAGGCTCGAGCCGTGGGAATGAAAAAAACCCTAGTTTACTACAGAGGAAGAGCACCTCATGGCTCTCGTACAAATTGGGTTATGCATGAATATCGCCTTGAAGAGAGGGAATGTGAAACCGCTTCAGGCTTGCAG GATGCATATGCTCTTTGCCGTGTGATCAAGAAGAGTGAAGTGATTGCACCAAAAGTTGGAGCTTACTGTGCTAGCATAACCAGCCAAGCTAACCAGATTACAAGCGATCAGTCATCAAGCATTGAGCTATATTCTGAAGGAAGGGGTGAAGATTTAGATAGCTCAAATTATTTGATGCCAATTGATACTTTCTCACACCACAATATGGGAAATGAGTCTTCTCTCAATATCAATAGTGGGACAAGTCATCATGGGAATTGGCCACCCTTCTCATCAGAAGACTCATTATTTAGTCTTccaacttcttcatttcctaaTTATGGAGCCATTACATACCCTCCATCCAAG GTGGATATAGCTCTAGAGTGTGCAAGGATGCAACATAGGTTTACTCTGCCACCTTTGGAGGTGGAAAACTTCCCTCAAGTTGGAATCTCTGAGATGCAGATGACACAAACATATGGTGCCATGCAAAGAGCTGAAACTGATATCTTGCAGGAAATTCTTTCAGTTGCTCATGCTTCTCAGGATTTGATGAATCACCAGCACTCCAGCTACTCACAAGCATGGGGTGGCAATGAAAATTATGCTTCTCATGAAGGTGATTTTACTTTCATGGCTGGAACTAACTACAATCACATAAATGACATGAGCTCCATGAGCTATTCTGACAAAACATGGGAAGATTCAAACACAAGATCAATAGAGATTGGTGATGTGGGTGAGGAGTTTAAGGCAGGGAGGATGGTAGAGAATTTAAGATGGGTTGGAATGTCAAGAGAAGATTTAGAAAAG ATGGAAGAACAAAAGATTGTTCCAATTGAGGATATTTCAAGCTTCCAAACAATCAGGGAAGAAAATGAGGTGCAAG GCTTCATCAATGATGGTGACCCCAGTGAGAATTTCATAGAAGATGGTAATATGGATGATGATTACTCAAGTTCTCCAAGCTTTGAGGTTGTTGAGGAAACAAAGGTCAGTCATGGAATGTTTGTTTCAACTGGTCAAGTAGCCATGACACTCTTTCACCAAATAGCTCCTTCGCAAACCCTCAAAGTACACCTCAATCCAGCAgttatggaaaaaaataaacattcTGTAGAAAATGCAGAGGCACAAATGATGCTAATGGAGAACAAAGGGTCCTTGTTTTGGAAGTTCAAGAGCTATGTTATGGGGAAGCTAACGAAGTCATCAAAGACAATAGCAAGTGTGGTTGTATTTGTCTTTGCACTTCTGTTGATGCATTGTGTTTATTTGAAGCAAGAAGTGGAAATTTGGAAACCAGAACCTGAGGATATGAAAGATAAATCCTGTGTTAGTGTTACCACCATGAAGAGAATGAAGCAATCATCTGAGATAGTCAAATGGAATGAATCAAAAGAGGTTTGGTTTGTTGGCATCAAGAGTGAGAAAGGATTAAGTGCAGTCTTGAAGAAAATGGGCATTTTCTTCACCATATCCTTAGCTCTTTGTACCATGTGGGCTAACCACATCATAGTTAACCCTTGA